One genomic region from Actinocatenispora thailandica encodes:
- a CDS encoding ATP-binding protein → MVGRDGELRRLAQLAAAGRPEVVVVAGEPGIGKTRSVQSGWGAPWRDARRVHPVGSW, encoded by the coding sequence ATGGTCGGCCGCGATGGCGAGCTGCGTCGACTGGCGCAGCTGGCCGCGGCCGGCCGGCCGGAAGTGGTCGTCGTCGCCGGGGAACCCGGCATCGGCAAGACCCGGTCGGTCCAGTCGGGCTGGGGCGCACCGTGGCGTGACGCGCGGCGGGTTCATCCGGTCGGTAGCTGGTAG
- a CDS encoding bacteriocin fulvocin C-related protein, with protein MTTSWILAFDAGCRSCTDVVDRVRASTNGKLDTAGLTEPRIRRWRQQALGEDAPWAPTLLAVDGDDVHAWTGPALSLRLVRLLGMVDSARVVRALNRADIVRHPSRRKLLKAVPLLGLGAFVVSGGLAAPAMAATRSNNGAAAKWARANAGRLPTAYREFTAYPMAYRRAMFNVLPPAARVTLWSEHFAHYRQTHPRLSRAQVRVIDDVERLAPRVLTTGRGRDDLRELATAAVTAFGAEEARALLGTLGPQQAAQPTGEQGPVPALAGESRAAAGDAAKPSVDLWCEPVGPDCDTNCEAITGCDDLCYGPCVCSSSGCGDLWLNECNGLCGE; from the coding sequence GTGACTACCAGCTGGATCCTGGCCTTCGACGCGGGCTGCCGATCATGCACCGACGTGGTGGATCGGGTGCGCGCCAGCACGAACGGCAAGCTCGACACCGCCGGCCTGACCGAGCCGCGGATCCGCCGCTGGCGGCAACAGGCCCTCGGCGAGGACGCGCCGTGGGCGCCCACCCTGCTCGCGGTCGACGGTGACGACGTCCATGCCTGGACCGGGCCGGCGTTGTCGCTGCGCCTCGTCCGGCTGCTCGGCATGGTCGACTCGGCGCGAGTCGTCCGAGCTCTCAATCGCGCCGACATCGTGCGGCATCCCAGTCGCCGCAAGCTACTCAAGGCGGTGCCGCTGCTGGGTCTCGGAGCGTTCGTGGTCTCCGGTGGCCTCGCCGCGCCGGCGATGGCCGCCACCCGGTCCAACAACGGTGCGGCGGCGAAATGGGCCCGCGCCAACGCCGGCCGGCTGCCCACCGCCTACCGGGAGTTCACCGCCTACCCGATGGCGTACCGCAGGGCGATGTTCAACGTGCTGCCCCCGGCGGCGCGCGTCACGCTCTGGAGCGAGCACTTCGCGCACTACCGGCAGACCCATCCGAGGCTGTCGCGCGCGCAGGTACGCGTGATCGACGACGTCGAGCGGTTGGCACCGCGAGTTCTCACGACCGGTCGGGGTCGCGACGACCTGCGCGAGTTGGCGACGGCGGCGGTCACCGCGTTCGGCGCTGAGGAGGCCCGGGCCCTGCTGGGCACCCTCGGTCCGCAGCAGGCCGCGCAGCCGACCGGCGAGCAGGGCCCCGTACCGGCGCTCGCCGGCGAGAGCCGTGCGGCTGCCGGCGATGCCGCGAAACCGTCGGTCGATCTGTGGTGTGAGCCGGTCGGACCAGACTGCGACACCAACTGCGAGGCCATCACCGGGTGCGACGATCTCTGTTACGGGCCCTGCGTCTGCAGTTCCAGCGGCTGCGGGGACCTGTGGCTCAACGAGTGCAACGGCCTCTGCGGCGAGTGA
- a CDS encoding S1 family peptidase produces the protein MHRRLAGLAILGVGVLAAAGIGSTPAQAAPPLSAAVQAAAVPQANTVAHRLGSRSGGVYLDRNGHAVVTVTSAAAARTVRAAGLRSRVVHYSAASLTSTKNRLDRLAGVPDTAWGIDTARNQVVVTISDSAPKAGAARVLAAARRYGSEVRVEHSTGHFSTYVRGGDAIQNDQARCSDGFNVRRNGRLMVLTAGHCTNLGGTWYPMGGQVVASYSPGADEGLIDNPSGSGPSQVNTGQTISYIGQPTQGEYVVKSGSTTGVTSGSIEAVDQTVNFDVGVIYHLFATNVYSDHGDSGGPGYNGSTALGTLTGGDTQTTFFYPAWREFNDYGLTLP, from the coding sequence ATGCATCGCAGACTCGCCGGCCTCGCGATCCTCGGCGTCGGTGTGCTGGCCGCCGCCGGCATCGGCAGCACCCCGGCACAGGCCGCCCCACCGCTGTCCGCCGCCGTCCAGGCCGCGGCCGTACCGCAGGCCAACACGGTCGCGCACCGCCTCGGCAGCCGCAGCGGCGGCGTCTACCTGGACCGGAACGGTCATGCAGTGGTCACCGTGACCTCTGCCGCCGCCGCCCGCACGGTACGGGCGGCCGGGCTGCGCAGCCGAGTCGTGCACTACAGCGCGGCGTCGCTGACCAGTACCAAGAACCGCCTCGACCGGCTCGCCGGGGTACCCGACACCGCCTGGGGCATCGACACGGCACGCAACCAGGTCGTCGTCACGATCTCCGACTCGGCACCGAAGGCGGGCGCGGCTCGGGTACTGGCCGCCGCCCGCCGCTACGGCAGCGAGGTACGCGTCGAGCACAGCACCGGCCACTTCAGCACCTACGTACGCGGCGGCGACGCGATCCAGAACGACCAGGCGCGCTGCTCCGACGGGTTCAACGTACGGCGCAACGGCCGGTTGATGGTGCTCACCGCCGGGCACTGCACCAACCTGGGCGGCACCTGGTACCCGATGGGAGGGCAGGTCGTGGCGAGCTACTCGCCCGGGGCGGACGAGGGGTTGATCGACAACCCCAGCGGCAGCGGCCCCAGCCAGGTCAACACCGGCCAGACGATCAGCTACATCGGTCAGCCGACCCAGGGTGAGTACGTCGTCAAGAGCGGCTCGACCACCGGCGTGACCAGCGGCAGCATCGAAGCCGTGGACCAGACGGTCAACTTCGACGTCGGCGTGATCTACCACCTGTTCGCCACCAACGTGTACTCCGACCACGGTGACAGCGGCGGCCCCGGCTACAACGGGTCGACCGCCCTCGGCACGTTGACCGGCGGCGACACGCAGACCACGTTCTTCTACCCGGCGTGGCGCGAGTTCAACGACTACGGCCTCACCCTGCCGTAA
- a CDS encoding EamA family transporter, with the protein MDRRRVGLCGVYIYGDNSGHVVEAPLGYVVNPLVSILARVVVLRERRQLQWAASAFGVAAVAVITLDHGRPPWITLALAGSSGLYGLAKKALRLPATRGLCAESAVLAPAAAGYLGYLAFTGTGTFGAGSIGHTLLSAGTGVLTTVPLLCFASAANRLPLSSVGVVQYLAPMLQPGCGLLLFGEAMPPAELIGFVLAWIALTVFTGVLVRHHRRTARTLSAARAVLAETTEARPAATPAPATSWTARIRGAGGTTVPGG; encoded by the coding sequence GTGGATCGTCGCCGCGTCGGCCTCTGCGGCGTCTACATCTACGGCGACAACTCCGGGCACGTGGTGGAAGCGCCGCTCGGCTACGTCGTCAACCCGCTGGTGTCGATCCTTGCTCGGGTCGTGGTGCTGCGGGAACGGCGGCAGTTGCAGTGGGCGGCGTCGGCGTTCGGTGTCGCGGCGGTCGCCGTCATCACTCTCGACCATGGCCGGCCGCCGTGGATCACGCTGGCGCTGGCCGGCTCGTCAGGGCTGTACGGGCTGGCGAAGAAGGCACTGCGGCTGCCAGCGACGCGCGGCCTGTGCGCCGAGTCGGCGGTGCTGGCGCCGGCGGCCGCCGGCTACCTGGGATACCTGGCATTCACCGGCACCGGCACCTTCGGCGCCGGCTCGATCGGGCATACGCTGTTGTCGGCCGGCACCGGTGTGCTGACGACCGTTCCGCTGCTGTGCTTCGCCTCGGCCGCGAACCGGCTGCCGTTGTCGTCGGTCGGCGTCGTGCAGTATCTCGCGCCGATGCTGCAACCCGGCTGCGGCCTGCTGCTGTTCGGTGAGGCGATGCCACCGGCCGAACTGATCGGTTTCGTGCTGGCCTGGATCGCCCTCACGGTGTTCACCGGCGTCCTCGTCCGTCATCATCGCCGTACCGCTCGCACGCTGTCCGCCGCACGCGCGGTGCTCGCCGAGACGACCGAGGCCCGACCAGCCGCCACGCCCGCGCCGGCGACGAGTTGGACTGCCCGGATCCGCGGCGCCGGAGGTACGACCGTGCCGGGTGGCTAA
- a CDS encoding sulfatase-like hydrolase/transferase, with amino-acid sequence MNDTPSENDMPDAARPNVLVLYADDLGRGDVGCFGADDIPTPHLDRLCASGVRLSQWYSNSPVCSPSRAALLTGRYPAHAGVETILGGTRRTPGLPRQETLATQLRRRGYRTGIFGKWHLGVAPEYSPAHFGFDESFGFRAGCVDYYSHIYYWGDHNPVHDLWDGDQEVWLNGDYLTTVIGERASRFVARDVERPFFCYVPFNAPHYPLHAPPEYLERFRHLADGRHTMAAMISAMDDAIGQILDTLDRCGLRENTLVFFSSDNGPSAESRNWLDGEEVSYTGGSTGGLRGTKGSVFEGGIRVPSILSWPRGLPAGVDHGGVGLMMDVLPTVLDAVDGAPADLAGVDGRSQLARLRRPTGTPDERAVCWAHDGQWAVRRGRYKRVHDAQEGMTPPAAVHRALFDLVEDSAETTDVAGDFPGVADELDRELAAFQAQHAAWHGAGNRTAR; translated from the coding sequence ATGAACGACACACCGTCGGAGAACGACATGCCCGATGCGGCACGACCCAACGTCCTGGTTCTGTACGCCGATGATCTCGGGCGCGGTGACGTCGGCTGTTTCGGCGCCGACGACATCCCGACACCCCACCTGGACCGCCTGTGCGCGTCCGGTGTCCGGCTGTCCCAGTGGTACTCCAACTCGCCGGTCTGCTCGCCGTCTCGCGCCGCCCTGCTGACCGGTCGCTACCCCGCGCACGCCGGTGTCGAGACCATCCTGGGCGGCACCCGCCGAACCCCGGGCCTGCCCCGGCAGGAGACGCTGGCCACCCAGCTTCGTCGCCGCGGGTACCGGACAGGGATCTTCGGCAAGTGGCATCTCGGGGTCGCACCCGAGTACAGTCCCGCGCACTTCGGGTTCGACGAGAGCTTCGGCTTCCGCGCGGGCTGCGTCGACTACTACTCGCACATCTACTACTGGGGCGACCACAACCCGGTACACGACCTCTGGGATGGCGACCAGGAGGTGTGGCTCAACGGTGACTACCTGACCACCGTCATCGGCGAGCGGGCGTCGCGGTTCGTCGCCCGCGACGTCGAGCGTCCCTTCTTCTGCTACGTGCCGTTCAACGCACCGCACTACCCGCTGCACGCCCCGCCCGAATACCTGGAACGGTTCCGGCACCTCGCCGACGGCCGCCACACCATGGCGGCCATGATCTCGGCGATGGACGACGCGATCGGGCAGATACTCGACACCCTCGACCGGTGCGGCCTGCGCGAGAACACGCTCGTCTTCTTCTCCTCGGACAACGGCCCGTCGGCCGAGAGCCGCAACTGGCTCGACGGCGAGGAGGTCTCCTACACCGGCGGCTCGACCGGCGGCCTCCGCGGTACGAAGGGTTCGGTGTTCGAGGGTGGCATTCGGGTGCCGTCGATCCTCTCCTGGCCGCGCGGGCTACCCGCGGGCGTCGACCATGGTGGCGTTGGCCTGATGATGGACGTACTCCCGACGGTGCTCGACGCGGTCGACGGTGCGCCAGCGGACCTGGCCGGCGTGGACGGCCGCTCGCAGCTCGCCCGGCTCCGGCGGCCGACCGGCACTCCCGACGAGCGCGCCGTCTGCTGGGCGCACGACGGTCAGTGGGCGGTGCGCCGTGGCCGCTACAAGCGTGTCCACGACGCGCAGGAAGGGATGACGCCGCCGGCTGCCGTGCATCGCGCCCTGTTCGACCTGGTCGAGGACAGCGCGGAGACCACCGATGTCGCCGGAGATTTCCCCGGTGTGGCGGACGAGCTGGATCGCGAGCTGGCCGCCTTCCAGGCACAGCACGCGGCCTGGCACGGCGCGGGGAACCGAACGGCCCGGTAG